DNA from Methanomassiliicoccus luminyensis B10:
GATCTGGGCGGTGGCACCTGGGTGCAGGCGGACGGCGTGAACAACAATGTTCCTGCCGCCCTTGAGCCCGGAGAGACCACTCCATTCCTGGTAGGATTCAGCGGCGTCTCCGGCGCCTCTCCCGACCAGGTGTGGTACTGGCCAGGCGGCCCCTCGCTGGAGCGCATCGGCATAGAGCCGTCCAGTGCTGCCGGCACCGGCGCCCAGCTGTATCAAGCGTGGGCATCGGACAGCGCCGACCCGGCCATGCAGGAGGTTTCGTTCGTCCTGCTGAACAATGGAGCGGCCGCCATCAATGGCTGTGAGATCGTGGCGTACACTGCCAGCGGTGGAGTGTACAACGCCGCGGCTGCGGTCGCTGGAACCACTGACCTGCCCGGCAACGCCGGCGTGGGCACCGTAACGGTGACCTTCGACGTGCCGAGGGATGACAACATCGTCCTCCTCAGCTACGTGCAGAACGGGGAGACCCAGTACGCGCAGTTGGGTTGATGCCGGATCGTCACAAACCTCTTCCCGACTTTTTTTCTTCCGAGGCGCCTGCGCTCTCCTCGCAGGGGGCAGTGTCGACAAAGCACCGGAAGAACGCTCCGAAGAATTACCGGGGCCGATCGGACCGCATAACTAATGAAGAGATCGTCGAAAAAGAAAGAGGGAAAATGTTTGGAGCTGAGCCGATAAGCTTCCGTGTTTATCGCCGTCTCCTGCTGTACAGCACAGCTCCGAGGGCTCCGAAGGAAGCTATCGCGGCAATGCCGGCGAGGGCGTACGGCGCTGCGCCACCGTTGTTCTCCTCGCTCAAGCCGCCAACGACACTGTCGTCGATCTCACCGGTCGGTGTTTGGCTGTCATCGGACGATCCGTCCTCGGACGTCTCCTCGCTGGGTGGTTCGGGCTCACAAGGGGGTACCGAATATTTCACACCGCCGATGCAGATCACGCTCCCGTCGGGGATCGCGTTGTTCTCGACGACTATCTCGCCGAACTGCTCGCCGTTCATCATCAGGGGGTACCCGCCGTTGTGGCAGAGGACGTTGTCCGTTACGGTGACATTGCCGTAGGCCTCGCCGTCGAAGAGCACCCCGTCGCCGCCGTTGTACCACGCATCGTTCTCGGTAACGATCACATTGCCATAGCTCGTGGCGCTGAAGGCGATGCCCGCCCCGACGTTGTTGTTGAGGCAGTTGCTCATCACCACGACGTCCCCGATCACGCCGTCGATCGCTTCAACGACTATGCCGTTCGCGCCATTCCCCATGGCAGTGTTGTCCCTGACGATGACGTCCCCGATGTTGGCCGCGGCCACGCAGATGCCGTCACTGGTGCTGCCGCTGACGCCATTCCCTTCAAGAACGATGCTGGCAATATCTCCGGCTACACCGACATATATGCCGTAATAGCCGCTCGTGACGCTATTGCCGCTTATGCGGACATCGCCCAGAGAGGTGATGTTGGTCCCGACAGCATGGGCCAGCACCCTTATGTAGGACGACGCGTCAACGCCGACGGAGTTGTTCTCCACAACCAGGTCCCGGATGCCCACGCCGCCTCCCGTGGCATATGCCTGGATATCGATCCCGCCCCGGCCGGCGTTGGTGACGATGTTGTCCGCAACGACCACGCTGTCCGCGTCCCAGAGATCGAGGTGGATGCCGCCGGAACCGATTATGTCCACATTGTTCCTGATGATCACGCTCTCCGCGCCGGAGAGGGAAAGAACAATGCTGGTTTCGGTGGTGTTGCGGAAGGTGTTGTTCACGACGATGAGGTTGCCGTACCCGGAGCCATAGGCGTGGAGGCCGAGCCAGTTGTTCTGGAAGGTATTTCCTTCGAACACTACGCTCTGCGCCGATATGTGCGTATAGACCACTACACCGATGCCGTGGAAGGTTTCAGCGGAGCCTTCGATGTAGTTATCCTCCATGATCAGGCTGTTGATGGTCTCGCCGGTGACATCGAAGCCATCGCCATGCGCGGTGTTCCCCGTGAAGGTGACGTTCCCGATGGCGCCCCCGTTAACGGCGATGCCGCTGTACCTGTTGTCACGGACCACATTGTTAGCTATAACTAGGTCGCCGATGGCTTCGCCGGTGAAGGCTATGCCGACATTGTCGTTGCCAATGGCGGTGTTGCCGCGGATGACGGGATCGGGGCAGTCCGTCAGGAGTATGCCGAAGACGTTCCCCGTGAACGTCGAGTTCGTTATCTCCACGTTCGACCCGGTGGCCAAGACGGCGTTATCGGCGTTGGAGAACTCGGCATTGTCAATGGATATGGTCGAACCCGAAGTGGCATTGATGCCGAACCAGTAGCTAAAGCCCGCATCGGTGGTGTTAGGGCCGAAGATCACCGGATCGGCCGAAGTTCCTGCGATGATCAGCGCACCGCTGACATTGAGCCCGGTGCCCGCGCTGAACAGCACCGTCACTCCCTCCGGGATGGTGAGAGCGACCCCGGCCGGCACGGTCAGATTGCCGGTTACGATGTAGGTGTCGCCCGGCACCCATTCGGTATCGGTAAGTATCTCTCCGTTCACATAGTTCGTATCCTGCGCGCTGACGTTCCCCAATGCCAAAAAGAGCGACATTACCAGTACTAAGGCCAATGCGTACGAAGACAATCTTTTGGCCAAGGGGTTTTTCAGCGCTTCCGCTGCGCTATTTTGTTTCATTCCTATTCCCCACGAGATATCTAGACTGTTATCTAGATAGAGAATGATGTTGTATCATGGAGTATTTAAAAATTATCAATTAATCAGGCCATGCGTATACAAAAGCACCTATCTTTGAAGAACATATACTGTTCTGACCTAGGCCTAGCGACAATTTCGGTCCGCGCTTTGCAAGCGACAATTATTTTTCTTCATACTGATTTAACAAGCAGACATGACTGAAGCCGCCGCCAAGTGGGACCTCACGCAGCTGGTCAGCGACCCCGACACCGACAAGGTCGCCAAGGAGATGGAGAACGCGGTTAACAGGGCCTCGGAGTTCCGGGCCAAGTACCAGGGGAAGATCAGGGACCTTGATGCCGCCGGCCTTCTGAAGTTCATCGAGGAGCGCGACGACGTGTTCCTGCCGTTCGAGGGAGCGTTCCAGTACGCCCGGCTGTCGTACTCCGCCGACTCCACCGACCCGGCGGCGAAGAAGCTCAACGACGTGGCCAGGAAGGCTGGCACCAGGGCGGGGCAGCAGCTGGCGTTCGCGGAGATCGAACTCGGGGAGCTGCTGAAGGCCAAGCCCCAGCTGGTCGACGATCCCAAGCTGGCGGAGTACCACCACTACCTGGAGAGGGCGCTGAAGCGCGTCCCCCACCAGCTCTCCGAATCGGAGGAGCGCCTCATCATGGCCAAGGACCAGAACGGCATCGACGCGTGGTCCCAGCTGCAGGGGGACTGGCTTTCCACCCGCACCTTCAAGATGACCGTGGACGGGGAGGATAGGATTCTGCCGTACGGACAGATCATCGGCTATTATCAGGACCCTGACCGCGTCAAGAGAAGGGAGGCGAACCGGGTGGTGTACGACGGCCTGGGCAAGGACGAGATCGTGTGGGCCTCCGCCCTGCGCTCGGTGGCCGCGGACCATCTGCAGATGATGGAATGGAGAAAATACTCCTCGCCGCTGGAGCCGAGCCTCAACGACAACGACGTCGACGAGGCGTCCGTGGACGCGCTGATGAAGGTCATGCGCGAATCTGTGGGAGTGTACCGCAGATACCTAGTGCTGAAGGCCAAGATGATGGGGCTGGAGAAGCTGGGGAACTGGGACGTGGTGGCGCCGCTGCCCCACGCTCCCGACAAGCACTATTCCTGGGAGGACTCCCGCGCCGAGGTCGTCCGCGCGTACACCAAGTTCGACGAGCAGTTCGGGGAGTGGGCCGAGGACATGTACAAGGGCCGGCGCCTGGACGGGCAGGTCCGCAAAGGCAAGGTCAGCGGGGCGTTCTGCTCCTACTGGTACGGTGGGAGGACCGCTTTCGTGCTCCAGAGCTTCACCGGCCGCATGGGGGACGTGTACACCCAGGCGCACGAGCTCGGCCACGCCATCCACGGATACATAGGGTCGAGGCACCAGAGGCCCAGCAACTTCGAGATGGGGTCGTGCATCGCCGAGAGCAGCTCCATCTTCGGCGAGCTGCTGCTGACCGATCAGCTGCTGGGAGAAGCGAAGAGCGACGCGGAGCGCCAGGCGGTGCTGTCTAACGTGCTGGACGAGTTCGGCATGGCCGCCTTCCAGGTCAGCGCCCGCTACTTCTTCGAAAAGAGCCTGTACGAAGCTATCGAGAACGGCACCTTCCTGGACGGAGAGACCATTTCGGAGCTGTGGGTGAGGGCGCGCGACGACGTGTACGGGGACGCGGTGGACTGGCTGCCGGAGATGAAGTGGGAATGGACCATGAAGCTCCACTATTACATGCCCAACTACCGGTTCTACAACTACCCCTACGTGTTCGCCCAGCTGTTCGTGTTCGCGCTGTACCGTCTGTATCTGGAGCAGGGAAGGGAATTCGTCCCCAAGATGAAGGCCCTGCTGGCGGCCGGGTCCAGCAGATCGCCGGCCGAGCTAGCCAGGGAGATGGGGTTCGACATCCGCACCGAGGCGTTCTGGCGGAAGGGCATCGAGCAGTTCGAGGAGTTCCTGGGGCAGCTAGAACGGACTCTTTGATCCTACCGGTCCGCCCCGAAAAACGGGAGCGAATATTATTTACCCTTCCCGGCCCTCTTTGGCTCGAATGAGCGGGGAGGAGGCCGGGAAGGCCAAGAGCTGCGAGCCCAGGCCACGCGGCCGTCTGAACCGGGCGGTATGGAACGTTCTCGGGACCTTCTTCGTCGTGCTGGGGGCCATCGGGATCGCGCTGCCGGTGCTGCCCACCACCCCGTTCGTCCTCCTGGCCGCGGCATGCTATGCCAAGGGCTCCGAGAGAATGCATTGCTGGCTGATGAACAACAAGTACTTCGGCAAGTACCTCCGCGATTACGCCGAGCACAGGGGCATGCCGATGCGCGCCAAGATCGTTTCCATACTGTTCGTATGGGCGGGCATTCTGTTCTCAGCGTACTTCTTCGTCCCCGTGCTGTGGGGCCAGATTGCCATGGTCGCCGTCGCGATAGGGGTCACCGTCCACCTGCTGAAGCTCAAGACCCTTAGGTCCTGAAGGCCCGGTGCCTAAAGCGTATATACGTCCGCTTGCCACGTGGCAGGCCATGAAGGATACGACCAAGATGATGCGGAGGGTCGACAGGGTCCTGAAGGGCGAGGAGACCATGGAGGGCGCGGGCGTGCGCCTGAAGCGCGTCCTGGGTCGGGACGAACGATCGACCCTGGACCCGTTCCTCATGCTGGAC
Protein-coding regions in this window:
- a CDS encoding right-handed parallel beta-helix repeat-containing protein; translation: MKQNSAAEALKNPLAKRLSSYALALVLVMSLFLALGNVSAQDTNYVNGEILTDTEWVPGDTYIVTGNLTVPAGVALTIPEGVTVLFSAGTGLNVSGALIIAGTSADPVIFGPNTTDAGFSYWFGINATSGSTISIDNAEFSNADNAVLATGSNVEITNSTFTGNVFGILLTDCPDPVIRGNTAIGNDNVGIAFTGEAIGDLVIANNVVRDNRYSGIAVNGGAIGNVTFTGNTAHGDGFDVTGETINSLIMEDNYIEGSAETFHGIGVVVYTHISAQSVVFEGNTFQNNWLGLHAYGSGYGNLIVVNNTFRNTTETSIVLSLSGAESVIIRNNVDIIGSGGIHLDLWDADSVVVADNIVTNAGRGGIDIQAYATGGGVGIRDLVVENNSVGVDASSYIRVLAHAVGTNITSLGDVRISGNSVTSGYYGIYVGVAGDIASIVLEGNGVSGSTSDGICVAAANIGDVIVRDNTAMGNGANGIVVEAIDGVIGDVVVMSNCLNNNVGAGIAFSATSYGNVIVTENDAWYNGGDGVLFDGEAYGNVTVTDNVLCHNGGYPLMMNGEQFGEIVVENNAIPDGSVICIGGVKYSVPPCEPEPPSEETSEDGSSDDSQTPTGEIDDSVVGGLSEENNGGAAPYALAGIAAIASFGALGAVLYSRRRR
- a CDS encoding M3 family oligoendopeptidase, producing the protein MTEAAAKWDLTQLVSDPDTDKVAKEMENAVNRASEFRAKYQGKIRDLDAAGLLKFIEERDDVFLPFEGAFQYARLSYSADSTDPAAKKLNDVARKAGTRAGQQLAFAEIELGELLKAKPQLVDDPKLAEYHHYLERALKRVPHQLSESEERLIMAKDQNGIDAWSQLQGDWLSTRTFKMTVDGEDRILPYGQIIGYYQDPDRVKRREANRVVYDGLGKDEIVWASALRSVAADHLQMMEWRKYSSPLEPSLNDNDVDEASVDALMKVMRESVGVYRRYLVLKAKMMGLEKLGNWDVVAPLPHAPDKHYSWEDSRAEVVRAYTKFDEQFGEWAEDMYKGRRLDGQVRKGKVSGAFCSYWYGGRTAFVLQSFTGRMGDVYTQAHELGHAIHGYIGSRHQRPSNFEMGSCIAESSSIFGELLLTDQLLGEAKSDAERQAVLSNVLDEFGMAAFQVSARYFFEKSLYEAIENGTFLDGETISELWVRARDDVYGDAVDWLPEMKWEWTMKLHYYMPNYRFYNYPYVFAQLFVFALYRLYLEQGREFVPKMKALLAAGSSRSPAELAREMGFDIRTEAFWRKGIEQFEEFLGQLERTL
- a CDS encoding YbaN family protein; this translates as MSGEEAGKAKSCEPRPRGRLNRAVWNVLGTFFVVLGAIGIALPVLPTTPFVLLAAACYAKGSERMHCWLMNNKYFGKYLRDYAEHRGMPMRAKIVSILFVWAGILFSAYFFVPVLWGQIAMVAVAIGVTVHLLKLKTLRS